In the Ferribacterium limneticum genome, CTTTTCAAAGCCGGCCAGTGCCGTCTTGGCAACCAGCACGGCCCGATGCAGGCGCAGGAAGCGGTCGGCAAACTCGGTTTCAAGGTGGGTCAATGCCTCATCAAGCAGGTATTCACGTTCGACAGTACGGGCGGTAACATATTTGAGATCGGCCTTGAAGTAGAGCACCTCGGCGATCGGCACCAGCAACAGCCGGCCACGTTCGTGACAGGAAAGATGGGTGCGCCCGCCACCGCGCACCTCCTGGCCAATGCCGGCAAGCAGCGCGGCATCCGGGCGCGGCCCCGGCACCTTTTGCAGGGCAGCAAGCAGACGCTGGGCCCGGACCGGTTTCAACAGGTAATCGACGGCGTTGAGATCAAAAGCCTGGACGGCGTAGTTGTCGTAGGCCGTGGTAAAAATCACCGCCGGCGGCTTTTCAAAACGACCAAGATGGGTCGCCAGTTCGATGCCATCCATGCCCGGCATGCGGATGTCGGCCAGCACCACGTCGACCGTCTGTTCGCGCAGAATTTCCAGTGCCAGCAAGCCGTTGGCTGCTTCGCCCACCACCTCGCTCGGCAGTTGCACGGCAAGATCGGAGAGCAAGGCACGCAGGCGGTCACGCGCCAGCGGCTCGTCATCGACGATCAGGAGTTTCAGTGGGGCAACGGGTGACGTTGACATGGCAGGATGATGCGAACCTCATAACAGTTATCGCCGACCTCGATTTCCAGCCGGGCTTCAAGATCGTAATACAAGGCCAGACGTTCGCGGATATTGGCCACCGCCATCTGGTTGCCAGCGGCATGCTGGGCCTGACCGGCGGTCGGATTGGCAATGGCGATACGCAACTCATCCCCCTTCTGCTCGATGCCAATGCGGACGGTACCGCCCTCCTGAGCAGGCTCGATGCCGTGATAGACGGCATTTTCCAGCAGCGGCTGCAACATCAGCGGAGGGATCGGCAGGGCCAGGGAGACATCCCCGATTTGCCAGTCGACGGAAAGACGCTCCCCCAAGCGGAGGTTTTCCAACTCCAGATACTGCTTGGCCAGCGCGATTTCGTCGGCCAGACTGACCAGTTCGCAAGGATCGCGCATCGCGGCCCGGAACAGATCGGACAATGACTCAAGCGCAGCCTCGGCCTCTTGTGGCCGGGCCCGGATCAAGGACAGCACGGCATTCAGTGAATTGAAAAGGAAGTGCGGCCGAATGCGGGCATTGAGCGCCGCCAGCCTTGCCTCGGCCTGCGCCGGCGAGAAGGCACGCGAACGGAGCTCGAAATAGGTCAGCAACAAAGCAGTCATGGCCACCGCCAGCAGCATGGCCCGCAACACACCACCAGACTCGACCAGCCCCATCGAACGCGCATAGAGGAAAAACGCCGCCGAAACGCCCCCGGCAAGGGCCAGCACGCAGGCCTGACCGACGCGCAGGGGCAGCCGCCAAAGGATGTCCCGGGATAATGACAAGGCCCCGAGGCAGAGCAAAAGCAGCGGCTCGACCACCGCCGCCAATTCGATGTACTGCCCCATCCAGCCGGCGATATCGGCGGATTGCACGAGCGCCGCCAGGGCGGCCAGCGCATTGATGCCGAGCAGCACGCGCAACATCACCCCGAAATTGCGCCAGTCGGGCAAGGGGTAGGTTGCTGGAAAGTGCCGTATACTTGTCATCTTTGTGCGGGTTTGTTCCAAATTCGTCGCCGATTTGCCCCATTCTAGACCAGAGTCATGACTTCCAACGCCAATCAATATACTTGGGCCGGCCGCTTCTCCGAGCCGGTCTCCGATCTCGTCAAACGCTACACCGCCTCGGTCGATTTCGATCAGCGCATGTGGCGTCAGGACATCCGCGGCTCGCTGGCCCACGCCCGCAT is a window encoding:
- a CDS encoding LytR/AlgR family response regulator transcription factor, whose amino-acid sequence is MSTSPVAPLKLLIVDDEPLARDRLRALLSDLAVQLPSEVVGEAANGLLALEILREQTVDVVLADIRMPGMDGIELATHLGRFEKPPAVIFTTAYDNYAVQAFDLNAVDYLLKPVRAQRLLAALQKVPGPRPDAALLAGIGQEVRGGGRTHLSCHERGRLLLVPIAEVLYFKADLKYVTARTVEREYLLDEALTHLETEFADRFLRLHRAVLVAKTALAGFEKTAVDDAEAYGWALLRGVPEKLPVSRRQWAPAKALVKHA
- a CDS encoding sensor histidine kinase; the protein is MPDWRNFGVMLRVLLGINALAALAALVQSADIAGWMGQYIELAAVVEPLLLLCLGALSLSRDILWRLPLRVGQACVLALAGGVSAAFFLYARSMGLVESGGVLRAMLLAVAMTALLLTYFELRSRAFSPAQAEARLAALNARIRPHFLFNSLNAVLSLIRARPQEAEAALESLSDLFRAAMRDPCELVSLADEIALAKQYLELENLRLGERLSVDWQIGDVSLALPIPPLMLQPLLENAVYHGIEPAQEGGTVRIGIEQKGDELRIAIANPTAGQAQHAAGNQMAVANIRERLALYYDLEARLEIEVGDNCYEVRIILPCQRHPLPH